CAGTGAGTTAATATGTATCGCAACAGATAGTCACCGCCTGGCATTAAGAAAATCCTTAATTAACTCAGAAAATCAAAGCTCTTACAATGTTGTCATTCCAGGAAAAAGTCTAAGTGAGTTAAGCAAAATTTTAGATGATACAAACGAACCAATTGAAATTGTCATTACTGAAAACCAAGTATTGTTTAAGGCAAAAAATCTATTATTTTTCTCAAGACTTTTAGACGGAAATTATCCTGATACTTCCCGTTTGATTCCAAATGAGAGTAAAACAAACTTAGTTCTAAATTCCAAAGATTTCTTACAAGCAATCGATCGTGCCTCCTTATTGGCTAAAGAAGCGCGAAATAATGTTGTTAAACTATCAACTCTAACAGACGGAATGATTGAGGTTTCATCTAATTCCCCTGAGATCGGAAAAGTAAGTGAAGAAATTCAAGTGGAGCAAATTGATGGTGAAGAATTAAAGATTTCATTTAGTGCAAAATATGTAATGGACGCTTTAAAGGCACTTGAAGGAAATGAAATCAGTGTTGACTTTACTGGAGCAATGAGACCTTTTGTTATTCGTACAAAAGATGACGACTCTATGTTACAGTTAATTTTACCTGTTAGAACATATTGATGATAAAAATAGCAGGCTGACGTTCGTCAGCCTTTTCTTTATTTATGAGATAATAAATTCCTGATTTAATCCAGAAAGAATACCTTATCTCTTATGGTTAGAAATAAACTTGTATGGGTATTTGTACCTACTTCGACTCCAGGAGTCTAAAGGTGGTGTCTGTTCCTGAAGGACACACAGATTTCCAATACCGAAGTTGTTGTACTTCAGGACATTTTTTTAGTAAAATATAAAGTTAGAGACTACTG
This genomic stretch from Metabacillus sp. B2-18 harbors:
- the dnaN gene encoding DNA polymerase III subunit beta, coding for MKFIIQRDKLVQSVQDVMKAVSSRTTIPILTGIKIVADSEGVTLTGSDSDISIESFIPAEEDDKENVEILQSGSVVLQAKFFSEIVKKLPMDIVEIEVGNHHSTVIRSGKAEFSLNGLDAEEYPHLPQIEEENIFKIPTDLLKAMVRQTVFAVSTSETRPILTGVNWKLENSELICIATDSHRLALRKSLINSENQSSYNVVIPGKSLSELSKILDDTNEPIEIVITENQVLFKAKNLLFFSRLLDGNYPDTSRLIPNESKTNLVLNSKDFLQAIDRASLLAKEARNNVVKLSTLTDGMIEVSSNSPEIGKVSEEIQVEQIDGEELKISFSAKYVMDALKALEGNEISVDFTGAMRPFVIRTKDDDSMLQLILPVRTY